Sequence from the Microbacterium faecale genome:
CGCTCCGGCGTCCACTGCGGCGGCCATGCGGTCTTCGCGGGCGCTGATGAGCTCGGCCATGCGGATCACGTCGTCAGCCTCCTGGGCAGGGATGAACATGATGCCGTTGCTGTCGGCGATCACGAGGTCGCCGCTGTCAACGTTCACATCGGCGAACGTGATCGTCTGATCCATGCTGAGCTGCACGATCCTGCCACGGGCGCTGACAGGAACGACCGCTCGGCCGAACACCGGAAAATCGAACTGCTCGCTCTCGTCGATGTCTCGGCACGCCCCGTCGATGAGGGCGCCGCGAACGCCGCGGCGCACGGACGCCCGCGCGAGGATCCCCCCGAAGCAGGAGACGTCCGTGCGTCCGTCGTTCGCGATGACGAGGATGTCGACTTCCGACGCATCGTCGATCGCGCGGGCGGCGATGTGGTCGACCGCGCGGTTATCGTCGCGCGGTGCGGCCTGAATCGTCCGCGCGCGTCCCACGACCACGCGTGACACCGGCCACAGGCGACCCACGCCGGTCGTCGCTCCTGGCAGCCCGAGAGTATCGAGCGCATCCGAGATGGCGCATGTGTCGAGCTGAGCCAGTTGTTCGAGAAGGCGTTCGGCGGTCACTTGCGGATCTCCAATCCCACGATTCCTTCCGCAGCCACGCGGATGCGCTCCACGAAGGGTTCCGCGGGGTCCACGAGCGGGGCATCGCCACCGCGCAGGACGGTGTCGACGGCCCGTTGCAGGGCATCCGACGGGCTCGGCGGAAGATCGATCACGCGCCATGCGACGATCCAGTCGGGGCGCACGAGAAGTGCACCGGACGGGCCGATTCCGCGTGCCGTCTCCCAGTGCCGTTCGTCATCCGAGATCGCGACGACGTGCAGCGGCAATGCGGAGGCCACGTCGCCGACCGCGTCCTTCCAGGTCTTTGCGGCGCTCTCACTGACGAACAGTGTGAATCCCTCCGGTTCGACCATGTCGATCGTCGACACCCGGTCAGCCTCGGAGTCCGTCAGCCACACGTGGGGGAGGTGGTGTCCGGGACGGGAGACCGGTTCGAAGACGATCGGGGACTCGTAGCCGTCGGGCAGCGGGGAGTTGTCGGGGACGATCGCCCCAGCGGCGTAGTGGAAGCCCGCCTCGACGTTCAGTTGACTGAAGTCGAAGGCGTTGGCGTCAACGGCCGCGCGCACGCGCTCACGCACGGCGTCGGAGTCCGGGCCTTCGCCGACGAAGACGTCGAGCGAGCGCTGCTCCTCGTCGACGGAGCGCTCGTCTGAGAAGCCCAGCGCCGCCGCAATCGGAGGGTGGCGATTGGCGTTCTCCAGTGAGTGCGCGGTGTAGAAGGCCGCGACCGGTCGGCGTTCCTCCTGATAGCTGTCCAGGAGCGACTCCGCCGCCGTCCCGTCGAGGACGGCGGCGAGCTTCCAGGCGAGGTTGCCAGCGTCCTGGATGCCGCCGTTCAACCCCAAGCCGCCGGTCGGCGGGTGCCGGTGGGCGGCATCTCCGGCGAGGAGTGCTCGGCCGACACGGAATCTCTGAGCGACGACGCCGTTGTACGTCCAGTTATTGATCGAATGGATATCGAGCGGATGCGACTCATCGAGGTTCAGAAGCCGCCGGATGGCCTGGTCATGCGTGGCGCGGTCCTCGGGGTCGCCCTCGAGCATCCAGCCAGCGAGACCGATCAGCCATTCCTCCGAGTATCGGTTGTAGTTCGTCGGCCCGATCGCCTGCATCGTTCCCATTCGGCGCCCGTGACCAGAAGGGTGCACGAAATGAGCGAGGATCGCGTCGGGTTCCGTCCACATCGAGAGGTCGGTCGAGACGTGGTATGTCGTGACATTGCGGATCGCCTGCACGCCGTCGAAATCGATGCCGAGCAGGTCGTTGCTCGTGCGGCCTCCGTCCGCGAAGATCGCATACTGCGCGCGCTGACGACGTACCGTACTGTCGGCGAGGTCGGCGATTGTGACGACCACACCATGCTCGTCCTGAGTGAAGTCGCGGACCTCTTGATGTCCGCGCAGCCGCCCTGGCATCGCCGCCGACGCGTGGGCATGGATCAGGGGGTCGAGCCGGATCTGCGGCAGGTTCGCGTACTTGCGCGGGCTCGCTTCCGCATACCGTTCGCGGTCCGCGCCGCCGCCCCATGCGGGTACGTCCCCGATCTTCAGCCCCTCATACCGCGTGCTGGGATCGACGGACGTGTACCAGGCCACTTTGTGCCAGCGATCGTGATCGGGCCCCATCGCGTAGATGTCGTCGGCGACCCCCATCGAGTGGAAGATCTCCATCGTCCGCACATTCAGAAGGTGGGCGCGGGGAAGCCGGAACTCGAAGTCTCGACGGTCGACCAGGAGCACCTCGATGCCTCGTTGTGCCAGCAGGAGTGCACACGACATGCCGACTGGCCCACCCCCGACGACGATCACCGGCACTTCCTCCGGCCACTCGTCGGGATTGAGTGTGGGAAGAAGCTGAGGTCGGTCGATGACGGGCATAGTCATTTCGTATCTCCTGGGTGAAGTCGGGCGCGCTGTTACGCCGGAACGCGAGTAGTGACGGTCGACGAGACCGGATCCGAGTGGTCGGCGTCGCCGGGCGACGGAAGCCCGACGAGCTGACTGGGCGAGATCGCGAGCGCGATCTCGCGCCCGGTGCGCAGGTCGTCCGTTGAGTAGCGCCCGAAATCGCGTTCATCGATCTGGGCGCGGACCGGGCCGCGGGCGGTGTCGACGAGAACGCGCAAGGACATGCCGAGGTACGTGATGTGCCGAATCCTTCCTGCGATGACGCCCTCGGACGGGCTGTCGTCGGGGACGATCTCCACGTGGCTCGCGCGAAACGCGACGAGCACGCGGTCGCCGGGCGCGTGCTCGTTCTGCATCACCATCTCGATCCGCGCGCCGATGTCGTCGAGTTCGACGACGGCGGTCTTGGCGGAGATAGTGACGACGCGGGCAGGCAGGATGTTCTGGAAACCCATGAAGTCGGCGACGAAGGCGTTCCTCGGGTTCGCGTAGAGCTCTCGCGGCGTGCCGACCTGTTCGATCTGTCCCGCGTTCATCACCACGACGCGATCGGCGAGCGCGATCGCCTCCTCTTGGTCGTGAGTCACGTAGACCGACGTCGTGCCGAGATCGTCGTGCAGTTCGCGTATCTGTGTGCGCATCGAGTGCCGAAGCTTTACGTCCAGGTTCGACAGCGGCTCGTCGAAGAGCACGAGCGACGAGCGATTCGCCATCGCGCGAGCGAGGGCGACGCGTTGCTGCTGTCCGCCTGACAGCGAGACAGCGAGGTCGTCGGCCCGGGCCTGCAGATGCACTCGTTCGAGCATCTCGTCGACGCGCTGTCGACGCTCGCTCGAGGGCGTTCTGGCCAGCTTCAACGGATATCCGACCGTCTGCGCCACGGTCATGTGCGGCCAGAGCGCATAGCTCTGGAACACCATGCCGATCGCGCGCTTCTCCGGCGGCACGAACTGTGAGCTCTCATACGAGAACACGGTGCGGCCGCCGATCTCGATCTCGCCGCTCGTCGGGATCTCGAGTCCGGCAAGACAGCGCAGGGTGGTCGTCTTCCCGCAGCCGCTTGGGCCGAGTAGCGTGACGAACTCGCCTTCGGCGATGTCGAGCGACAGGTCGTCGACCGCGAGCGTCTCGGCCGAGCCGTATCGTTTCGTGAGACTTCGGAGCGTGACAGCGCTCATTGCGTCGTTGCCTTCCAGGTCATGAAGCCCATTCCGCACCCCGTGCCGGCATCCGTGCGGTAGGCCGGCACGTAGTCGACGACTTCGGCCCCGAGCGCCGCGGCGTTGGCGGCGGCTCCGGCGACGATCCAGTTGCGGATCTCCGATGAGCCTGCGACGAGCACGTCATTCTCGAGCGCGCGCAACGGCTGAGGCTCGCCAGCGATGAAGGCGTCGAGGACGGTACGGTCCAGCTCCTCATCGACCACGAAATGAGAGAGCCCACCCGAACCGACGATGCCGACCCGGATGTCTTCGGGAAAGCTCTTGATCGCGGCCTCGAGCGCGGTTCCGAAATCGTACGAACGCGCAGCGGTGGGCGGGTTCGGGTGCCAGAACGTGTTGACGAAGATCGGGACGATGGGGACGGGCACATCTCCCTTGAGGACCTGTTGCATGATGAAGCCCCAGCCGTGGGGGATGGCGTGGTCGCCAAACTTGCCGGCCGGAAGCTGCTGAGAGGCGGCGATATCGAAGCCCTGTGCTTGCACTGACTCGATGAGGTGCAGGGCGAGATCGCTGTGGCACTGCCGGGTCGTGCTCACGTCGGGGACGTTCTTCGCCTCGGCGACGGACAGCCCAGGCGCCATGGAGTCCAGGTCCTCCTGGGTGAGCGGCTCGTGCTGGACCGTGTCGCCCCAATAGACGACGAACGGTGCGAGATGCTCGTCGTTGAAGGTCTCTTTGTGGTCGCTGCTGACGATCACCAGGACGTCGACGTCAGATGACCGAACGAATTCTTCGAGCTCGTCGATTGCGGATCTGCATCGTGCGTGCTTCTCGCGAAACGTCTCGACCTCGAGTTCGTCGGCGAATGCCGCGTCGCGCAACGACTTCAACTCGCCGAAAGAATAGGTCTGGCCGCGGAACGCAAGGCGTTCGTTCTTCTTGTCCGCAACTGCACGCGCGTCCCAATTCTCAGGCGGAGTGCCGAGCTGTGGTGCGTGTGAAGTAGCGAATGCCATTGTGAGGGATGCCATGTCTTCTCCCATTCAGGGTCGGTTGATGAACGTGGTTAGCTTTTCGCCTTGGTCGCTTCACGGGGCGGCGACGAGGCATGCCCGGATACGCGGTATCGGCGGGCCACGACGGTGGCTACGCGTTGCAGCGCCAGGAGGAGCATCATCCCGACCGTGAGAGTGCTGAGCACGAGGATGAGGAGCGCGGCCGCCCGTGATGCGTAGCCCTGCGTGTTCAGGTCGTACACCAGAAGCGGCACGGTCGGTGTCAGGGAGGACGACAGCAGAACGGGAATCGAGAGGTTTCCCGAGATCACGATCGCGACAACGAACCACGCCGCGAAGAAGCTCGGCGCGATCAACGGCAACACGACGCCGAACACCACACGGGTCGGGCGCGCGCCGCTGATGCGTGAGGCTTCCTCCAGCTCGCGATTGATCTGCATCAGCGCGGGCTGAATCGCGCGCGTTGCGATGGGCGCCGCCGCGATGACGAGGCCGAGACCGACGAGCAGCATCGAACCATAGAGCTGGCGGATCCCCGGCAGACTGACGTATGTCCACGCGAGACCGAGGGCGAGAACGATGCCTGGCAGCGTGAACGGCAACCACGTGAGCATCTCCAGGACGCGACGCATCCACGTCTCGTTGTGGCTGACCGCGTACATCATGATGAAGGCAAGCGCGACAGCGGCGAGGCCACCGACCACGGCGACGATGATCGTCGAACGAAGCGCCTCCATCGTGCGCGGGTCGCTGAGGAGCATTTCGTAGTTCGCTGTCGAATACACGTCGCCGCCGAAGAACGGCTGGAAGCTTCCGAGGAGGAGCTGCGCCAGGGGGAGGGCGACGCCGAAGAGGACGTACAGAGCGATGATGCCTGTTCCGGCCCAGCGCCAGCCGCCGATCTCCCACGGAGCCGTGTCGTAGCTCTTACCGGTCACTGTCGTGTAATTCTTGCGGCCGAGTACGCGCCACTGCACCGCGACCATGAGCAGGACGAGCGCGACGAGCACGAGCGAGAGGACGCTCGCGCCGCCGTAGTCAGCGGGCGTCTGATCGGCGATGTATCCGTAGACCTCGGTCGAGAACACGTCAATCCCGGCCGGCGTGCCGAGAAAGAGCGGCACCTCGAACGCTTCCAACCCGATGATCAGATTGAGGATGACGACGCCGGAGATCGCGGGCATCAGAACCGCGAGGTCGATGTTGAAGATCGTACGGAGTCGGCTCGCGCCCGCCATCTGCGCGGCCTCCTCCAGCGTCCGGTCCATCGCGCGGAACGGCCCGAGCAGGAGCAGGTAGCAGAAGGACGTCCCCTTGAGGACCATCACAGACACGAGGCCCGGCCAGGAGTACGCGGAGAACAGCGGTTCGTCGCCCCCTGTCAGCGCCATCCACCACTGGTTGACCTGCCCGAGTCGGGGGTTCCAGAGCATGCCCCAACTCATGGCGTAGAACAGCGGCGGAAGGGCGAGGACGAGCACCATGACGGGCGTCACGATCCGACGCAGCGGGGCGGTGCTTCTCACGGCGAAGAACACCAGAACCACTGCGAGAAGTATGGAGAACCCTGCGCAGAGCACCGCGATCACCAGCGAGTTGGCGAACGTCGTGTATGTGCTCGCGCTGCCGAGCGTGCGACCGAAGGCATCCAATGACCACTGCGCTGGCTGCCCGGGAGGGGCGTTGCGGAACGCACCCACCACGAGCATCACCACGGGCAATGCGAACAGCAGCACGGCGATGACGACCAACGGAAGCATGCTGCGCGGAGTAGTGAATGCACCGTTGCTCGGTTGCCGACGGATCTTCATCACGCGGGGACCACCTCACTCTTCTCTGAGTCTCGGGCTCACCCAAGGAATATCATCAATCTGCGCCACCGATGCCCGACAGTGGGAACAGGAATGTCTAACGTCCCGCAGAGCGGAATCGCGCGGCGCCCAGGATGTGCATAATGGCTTCATGTCCAAAGGGCTCACGACTCCGCCGCCACCCGATCGCATCGAATCGGTCGACCACGCGCTCCGCGTGCTCAGCATGCTTGAGCACCACAGCGAGCTCCGAGTGTCGATGGTCGCCGACGAGCTGGGGGTTGCCCGGTCCACGGCGCACCGGCTGCTCGTCACGTTGGCATGGAGGCAATTTCTTGTGCAGGATCGCGTCACCCGTGCGTTTCGCGCGGGCACCGCGCTGATCGAACTCGGTTTGCGGTCCATCAGCGAATTCGATCTCCGCCGCTTCGCGGAGCCGCACATGAAGGCCCTCGCTGAGCAGCTTGGCGAGACCGTGAACATCATCGTGCTCGACGGGGCGAACGCCAAGTTCATCGGCGGCGTCGAGGGGCCGAAAGTCGTGCGCACGCGCGTCGCGACAGGGCTCGTTCTGCCGGCCTACGCGACCTCGGGCGGGAAGGTTCTTCTCGCCTCGCTTCCTCCGGAGACGATCCGAGAGCTCTACCCTCGGGGCTTGAAGAAGGTCACGGCGCAGACGCGCAAGACGGTCGCGCAGCTTCGGGAAGAGCTCGCCTACGTGCAGCTCAAGGGGTACGCGTTCAACGACGAGGAGAGTGCGCATGGGCTTCGAGCGATCGCGGTACCCGTGAGAGATCGAATCGGTCGAACGATCGCCGCCCTCGCCTGCTCGACGCCGGCGAGCCGCATGCCGAAATCACGAGTGCACGGCTTCTACTCCGCGCTCGCCGAGACGGCGACGCTCATCCGCAACGACCTCCCCTGAGCGGCCGCGGCATCGCTATCGGCGTCCGTCGCGATCGAAGCCGTAGAGCGTGACGCTCGACGCGCCGTCCTCGAGCTGACGCATGTACTCGGTCTCCTGCTCCGCGCGCTCGCGGGACCGACTCACCACCGTCGCGAACGCGTCGTCGGGAATCGAGATCACCCCGTCGTGGTCGGCGACGATCACGTCGCCGCGCCGAATGACAGCGTGGCCACAGCGCATCGGCGCGCCGATCTCGCCGGCGTCGTCCTTGGACGTTCCCGCCAGAGCGATCGACGTGCTGAAGACCGGGAAGCGACGAGCGGCGATGTCCCGCACGTCCCGCACCCCGCCGAGGATGACGAGGCCGACCACGCCCCGCGCCTGCGCGAACGCGGTGAGGACCTCACCCCAGTAGCCGTGGTCGGCCTGTTGCGCATCGACGACGAGGGCCTCTCCGGGCCGGGCCTGCTCGATGGCGAGGTGCAGGGCGAGGTTGTCGCCTGCGGCTGTCGTGACGGGGAGGGCCCGTGCGACAAGCGCTGCGCCCGGCCACGCCGGCCGCAGCGCAGGCGACAGCAGACAGTCCATACCGGACGCTTCGTAGAGCGTGGCGGTGCCGAGCGTGAAGATCTCCTCGCGGATCGCATCGAGGTCGTAGCGTGAATCCTGTGGGCTGGACATCGACGGTTACAGCCGGAAGAGTGCCTTGGCGTTGTTCTCGAACAGCCGAGAGCGGTCGTCGTCCGTGAGCCAGTCGATGTCCTCGATCAGCAGGTGGATGTCGTCGATCCAACGCCCCGTCTTCGGGTCGATGTGCGACCCCGTGCCGGGCTTCTCGGATCCGAACACCGTCCGGTCGGAACCGACCGCGCGCACGAGCAGTTCGATGGAGTCCTGCGTGTACAGGCACGTGTCGTAGTAGAGCTTGCGGAGCTGGTCGCTGAACGTCGTGCCCTTGCGCATCGCGGCGGGAAAAAACCGACCGCGCTGGTAGGGGATCGCGCCTCCGCCGTGGGAGACGATGATCTTGAGGCCAGGGAAGTCGTCGAAGACCGACGAGTTGATCAAGCTGATGACCGCGATCGTTTCTTCCTGGATGAAGTGCAGCGAGTAGGTCTCGCGCGCCGGTGGTCGGCAGCCCGCGGAGTGGAGGAGGATCGGCACGTCCAGCTCGCTGGCTGCTTCCCAGATCGGGTACCAGAAGCGGTCGCTGAGGGCGGGCGGTTGCGCGGTGCCCTCGTAGGGATCCGTGTTCAGCATCACGCCGACGAATCCGAGCTCCGTGACGGCACGACGCATCTCCGCGGCCCACTGCTCTGGGCTGGTGTCCATACTCTGTGGCAAGCCCGCGACGCCTCGGAATCGATCGGGCTCCAGCGACACAGAGCGCGCGATCACATCGTTCGTCTCGGCGGTGAACCACTCGACGAGCTTCGCCTGTTCGCTGTGCATCATCTGATACGGGCGCGGAGAGATCAGCTGGAGATCGATTCCCGCGTTGTTGAGATGCTCCATGTGCGACACATTGCCGAAGCTCGGGTTCGGGGCGTCGAGCGCTGCGCGAAGGGTCTCGTCCGTCACCCCAGCGCTGCCGCGGCCGTGGGCGCCGCGGTGAGAGAGCAGGCCTGCCTTGTACGCGTACAGGGAAGCGGGGGCCGTCACGTGTCCGTGAATGTCGATCTTCATAGGTTCTCCAGCCATGTGAGGGGACGGCACGTTGCCGAAGCGCGTATCTCGCCGGGTCATCAACGGCCGTTGATCGAGGATGTCTCTTCGACGAGCCAAGGTTGATATCTCACTGTACGCAATCGTCACAGCGTGGCCATTCCGCTCTACGGAACCGGAGACGTTCCGAGGGTCGCTGAGGCGAGACCGCGCGCGCTACTTCTTCGCGGCCGCCTTCATGGCCTTCTTCGTCTCGCCTGCCTTCGCGACCGTCTTCGGACTCCTGATGCCGGCGACAGAGCGGAACCAACCCTCCTCGCCGTAGTCTTCGGCCGCCTCTCGCCACCCGAATGCCACGAACCCGCACCGCTTGCCGAGCAGCGCGAGGAAGATGCGCGCCTTCTGGTCGCCGAACCCCGGCAGCCTTTTCAGGCGCTTCAGCACCTCAGCGCCGTACGGATCCCCGTCGGTCCAGATCGAAGACGCGGGCGGGTCGTCGACCGGTGCGCCCACGACGGATCCGATCGTCGCGATCCCGACCGAATGATCCGGCGGCCCGCGACGATTTCGGTGTCGTCGCGGGCCGCGCGGGTCATCCGAAGGTGAACGAATAGACCTCGACACCGGGATCGATCGACAGGTCGATCACGCCGGATCCGGCGTCGCCGTCGCGCAGAAGGTATGAGCGCGGAGTGCCGGAGACGTCGAGCGTCTCGGGAGCGGATCCGTCGACCGTTGCTGTGACGCTGCCCTCCCCCGCGAGCACGATACGGACCTCCCGGGCCGAGTAGGTCAGGCGCACGCCTGCCGACTGCTCCGCCGGCGTCGCGTATTGACTCTCGATCGTCCACTCTCCCGTCAGTGCGAAGCTGTCGTCGGGCTGCTCCGCCGGGAGGGTGAACCGTGCCGTCCCAGGCTGATACGCGTCGTCCCCGCCGAAGTTGTGTTCTTTTGTCCAGCCGAGGAAAGTCTCCGGCGTCCGCTCAGGATCGGTCGGTGTCTCGTCCGCCACCTCGGTGGCGTCCGGCAACGCGGCGGCGGGATCGGCATCGAGGAGGAGCTCCCTGATGAGCTTCTCCGTTGCGGCGTAGTTTCCCTCGCCGAACGAGATGTGGCGGACGGTCCCTTCGGCGTCGATGAGGTAGTGGGCGGGCCAATACCGATTGCGATAGTTCGTCCAGGTCGACAGGTCGTTGTCGAGCGCAACCGGGTAGGTGATTCCGAAGTTCTCGGCACCGGCACGGACGTTGCCCGGATCCTTCTCGAACGCGTACTCGGGCGAGTGCACCCCGATGACGTTCAGACCGGCGTCGCGATAGGCCTCGTCCCAGGCGACCACGTGCGGAAGGCTGCGCTGGCAGTTGATGCACGAGTATGCCCAGAAGTCGATGAGCACGACCTCGCCACGGAGATCGTCGAGCTCGATCGCCGATCCGTTCGGGGTGTTGAACCACTCCTCGATTCCGCGAATCGACGGCGCCGTACCGCAGGATTCAAGCTCATCGGCGGCGTTCGTGCAGTTGCTCAGCTCGCGGTTCTCGTCCGTCACGATTCCGCCGAGATCGAGCGCGTCTTGCACGTTCTCGTCGGTGGACAGCCGCTCCTGTAGAGGCGCCGTATAGTCGGGCACGAGCCGCTGCAGAGCGGCCGGCACGTCGAAGACGAGCCCAACGGCAAGCGCGAGCATCGCGATCCCCGCCGCGATCCGCAGGCCGCGTTCGCGTGCGCGGAAGTGCCGGATCCGTTCGACCACGCTGCGTCCCGCGAGCGCGAAGATGAGCAGGGGAATCGCCACTCCGATCGCGAACGACACCGTGAGCACGACGGTGCCTGGGCCGATCTGCCCCGTCGACCCCGCGACGATGATGGCGGCCAGCACCGGGCCCGCGCACGGGACGAACACGGTTCCGAGAGCGAGGCCGACGGCGAACCCGTTGCGCTGATTCGACACCTCCCGTCGCGGCAGCCAGGAGAACGGGCGCTCCAACAGACGCTCGACGGCCGGCACGAGGAGCCCGATCGCGATCGCGACGAGCAGCGCGATCCCGACCCACCGGAGCACGCTCTGCGGCAGCCCGAGGGCTCCGAGGACCAGCGAGCCAGCGAGTGTGACGAGCGTGAAGCTCGTCATGAGCCCCAGCACGACGAGGTAGGGCCGCCAGCGCGAGACCTGTTTCACGGCGCCGTCGTCGTCCTGCGGACGGCGCGCCGACTGCGCGCCGCCGGTGAGGAAGATCACGGGGAGGACCGGGAGGATGCACGGCGAGATTCCGGTGATGAGTCCGCCGAGGATTCCGATGATGACGAGCGACATGTGCGCGTCCCTTCTCTGTCACTCCTTCTTCGGTGCAGAGAGGGGAACGGATGGGATCGGGTGTCACCGGTGCGCAGTCATCGCCGAGCTGATGACCGCGGGCAGAGGACGCTGAAAGCACCCGTCCAGCGCGCACGCCGTACGATCGCCCCATGCGCCGCCTCCCCATCGCGCTCGCCGCAGTGGTTGTCGTCGCGGCCGGTCTCGGTGTGCATTTCCTCGCTCCGACCGGATTCGTCACCGATGCCGTCGGCGATACCCTCTACGCCGCGCTGATCTTCCTTCTCGTGGCTTTCCTCATACCGTCTCGGTCGCCATGGTTCATCGGCGCCGTGGCCCTCGTCTGGTGCGTTTCCGTGGAGTTTTTCCAGCTCACGGGCCTTCCCGAGCAGTGGGGTGCCGCGTTCCGTCCGCTCATGCTCGTCTTCGGCACTGTTTTCTCCGCCACCGATCTGCTGTTCTATGCGGCGGGCGTCGCGATTGCGACAAGCTGCG
This genomic interval carries:
- a CDS encoding RraA family protein yields the protein MTAERLLEQLAQLDTCAISDALDTLGLPGATTGVGRLWPVSRVVVGRARTIQAAPRDDNRAVDHIAARAIDDASEVDILVIANDGRTDVSCFGGILARASVRRGVRGALIDGACRDIDESEQFDFPVFGRAVVPVSARGRIVQLSMDQTITFADVNVDSGDLVIADSNGIMFIPAQEADDVIRMAELISAREDRMAAAVDAGADVADVMHDSRFPTREDLDHDR
- a CDS encoding FAD-dependent oxidoreductase, with protein sequence MTMPVIDRPQLLPTLNPDEWPEEVPVIVVGGGPVGMSCALLLAQRGIEVLLVDRRDFEFRLPRAHLLNVRTMEIFHSMGVADDIYAMGPDHDRWHKVAWYTSVDPSTRYEGLKIGDVPAWGGGADRERYAEASPRKYANLPQIRLDPLIHAHASAAMPGRLRGHQEVRDFTQDEHGVVVTIADLADSTVRRQRAQYAIFADGGRTSNDLLGIDFDGVQAIRNVTTYHVSTDLSMWTEPDAILAHFVHPSGHGRRMGTMQAIGPTNYNRYSEEWLIGLAGWMLEGDPEDRATHDQAIRRLLNLDESHPLDIHSINNWTYNGVVAQRFRVGRALLAGDAAHRHPPTGGLGLNGGIQDAGNLAWKLAAVLDGTAAESLLDSYQEERRPVAAFYTAHSLENANRHPPIAAALGFSDERSVDEEQRSLDVFVGEGPDSDAVRERVRAAVDANAFDFSQLNVEAGFHYAAGAIVPDNSPLPDGYESPIVFEPVSRPGHHLPHVWLTDSEADRVSTIDMVEPEGFTLFVSESAAKTWKDAVGDVASALPLHVVAISDDERHWETARGIGPSGALLVRPDWIVAWRVIDLPPSPSDALQRAVDTVLRGGDAPLVDPAEPFVERIRVAAEGIVGLEIRK
- a CDS encoding ABC transporter ATP-binding protein, with product MSAVTLRSLTKRYGSAETLAVDDLSLDIAEGEFVTLLGPSGCGKTTTLRCLAGLEIPTSGEIEIGGRTVFSYESSQFVPPEKRAIGMVFQSYALWPHMTVAQTVGYPLKLARTPSSERRQRVDEMLERVHLQARADDLAVSLSGGQQQRVALARAMANRSSLVLFDEPLSNLDVKLRHSMRTQIRELHDDLGTTSVYVTHDQEEAIALADRVVVMNAGQIEQVGTPRELYANPRNAFVADFMGFQNILPARVVTISAKTAVVELDDIGARIEMVMQNEHAPGDRVLVAFRASHVEIVPDDSPSEGVIAGRIRHITYLGMSLRVLVDTARGPVRAQIDERDFGRYSTDDLRTGREIALAISPSQLVGLPSPGDADHSDPVSSTVTTRVPA
- a CDS encoding ABC transporter permease, producing MKIRRQPSNGAFTTPRSMLPLVVIAVLLFALPVVMLVVGAFRNAPPGQPAQWSLDAFGRTLGSASTYTTFANSLVIAVLCAGFSILLAVVLVFFAVRSTAPLRRIVTPVMVLVLALPPLFYAMSWGMLWNPRLGQVNQWWMALTGGDEPLFSAYSWPGLVSVMVLKGTSFCYLLLLGPFRAMDRTLEEAAQMAGASRLRTIFNIDLAVLMPAISGVVILNLIIGLEAFEVPLFLGTPAGIDVFSTEVYGYIADQTPADYGGASVLSLVLVALVLLMVAVQWRVLGRKNYTTVTGKSYDTAPWEIGGWRWAGTGIIALYVLFGVALPLAQLLLGSFQPFFGGDVYSTANYEMLLSDPRTMEALRSTIIVAVVGGLAAVALAFIMMYAVSHNETWMRRVLEMLTWLPFTLPGIVLALGLAWTYVSLPGIRQLYGSMLLVGLGLVIAAAPIATRAIQPALMQINRELEEASRISGARPTRVVFGVVLPLIAPSFFAAWFVVAIVISGNLSIPVLLSSSLTPTVPLLVYDLNTQGYASRAAALLILVLSTLTVGMMLLLALQRVATVVARRYRVSGHASSPPREATKAKS
- a CDS encoding IclR family transcriptional regulator → MSKGLTTPPPPDRIESVDHALRVLSMLEHHSELRVSMVADELGVARSTAHRLLVTLAWRQFLVQDRVTRAFRAGTALIELGLRSISEFDLRRFAEPHMKALAEQLGETVNIIVLDGANAKFIGGVEGPKVVRTRVATGLVLPAYATSGGKVLLASLPPETIRELYPRGLKKVTAQTRKTVAQLREELAYVQLKGYAFNDEESAHGLRAIAVPVRDRIGRTIAALACSTPASRMPKSRVHGFYSALAETATLIRNDLP
- a CDS encoding RraA family protein translates to MSSPQDSRYDLDAIREEIFTLGTATLYEASGMDCLLSPALRPAWPGAALVARALPVTTAAGDNLALHLAIEQARPGEALVVDAQQADHGYWGEVLTAFAQARGVVGLVILGGVRDVRDIAARRFPVFSTSIALAGTSKDDAGEIGAPMRCGHAVIRRGDVIVADHDGVISIPDDAFATVVSRSRERAEQETEYMRQLEDGASSVTLYGFDRDGRR
- a CDS encoding amidohydrolase family protein, with the protein product MKIDIHGHVTAPASLYAYKAGLLSHRGAHGRGSAGVTDETLRAALDAPNPSFGNVSHMEHLNNAGIDLQLISPRPYQMMHSEQAKLVEWFTAETNDVIARSVSLEPDRFRGVAGLPQSMDTSPEQWAAEMRRAVTELGFVGVMLNTDPYEGTAQPPALSDRFWYPIWEAASELDVPILLHSAGCRPPARETYSLHFIQEETIAVISLINSSVFDDFPGLKIIVSHGGGAIPYQRGRFFPAAMRKGTTFSDQLRKLYYDTCLYTQDSIELLVRAVGSDRTVFGSEKPGTGSHIDPKTGRWIDDIHLLIEDIDWLTDDDRSRLFENNAKALFRL
- a CDS encoding cytochrome c biogenesis protein DipZ; this encodes MSLVIIGILGGLITGISPCILPVLPVIFLTGGAQSARRPQDDDGAVKQVSRWRPYLVVLGLMTSFTLVTLAGSLVLGALGLPQSVLRWVGIALLVAIAIGLLVPAVERLLERPFSWLPRREVSNQRNGFAVGLALGTVFVPCAGPVLAAIIVAGSTGQIGPGTVVLTVSFAIGVAIPLLIFALAGRSVVERIRHFRARERGLRIAAGIAMLALAVGLVFDVPAALQRLVPDYTAPLQERLSTDENVQDALDLGGIVTDENRELSNCTNAADELESCGTAPSIRGIEEWFNTPNGSAIELDDLRGEVVLIDFWAYSCINCQRSLPHVVAWDEAYRDAGLNVIGVHSPEYAFEKDPGNVRAGAENFGITYPVALDNDLSTWTNYRNRYWPAHYLIDAEGTVRHISFGEGNYAATEKLIRELLLDADPAAALPDATEVADETPTDPERTPETFLGWTKEHNFGGDDAYQPGTARFTLPAEQPDDSFALTGEWTIESQYATPAEQSAGVRLTYSAREVRIVLAGEGSVTATVDGSAPETLDVSGTPRSYLLRDGDAGSGVIDLSIDPGVEVYSFTFG
- a CDS encoding ribosomal maturation YjgA family protein, yielding MRRLPIALAAVVVVAAGLGVHFLAPTGFVTDAVGDTLYAALIFLLVAFLIPSRSPWFIGAVALVWCVSVEFFQLTGLPEQWGAAFRPLMLVFGTVFSATDLLFYAAGVAIATSCALLLRLGRRLHGSLRLAHLRERLRTGDVGDRTE